From one Nocardioides scoriae genomic stretch:
- a CDS encoding glycosyltransferase, which translates to MRPPWGLHLPGNGWDVLADREPPVRTTSVVVTHFEQPDELARTLHALTRQTLPPDEVVVADDGSREPPRVPRGTRLVRQDDQGFRAAAARDLGAAAATGDVLVFLDADTTPEPGLVEALTCLPRLQPDVLVVGRRRHADLTGVPVDADVEEAGPAHELPEPGWLRDAYAASRDLLDADDLSSRFVISAVLACSRWWYDEVGGFDRSFTAYGGEDWELAHRSWLAGGLVAHAPDAVAWHDGPDAGAVPRGSAAVESAELAARVGVPGLAPHGLLGLRGRPLPVDRLLAPSPDLDPRELLLVVDAALHADPQLHVAVDDDQAALLAGEPRLLRLAGRTALEAALASPARRLVELHRPRLLAPQEWRDLLLGATGDPARLRLGDLATATSLRLVRRARRHGADPDEVTVATERLGGTPLPDGLTLGAWWGGWAAGAPRTPLS; encoded by the coding sequence GTGAGGCCACCCTGGGGCCTCCACCTCCCCGGCAACGGCTGGGACGTGCTGGCCGACCGGGAGCCGCCCGTGCGCACCACGAGCGTGGTGGTGACCCACTTCGAGCAGCCCGACGAGCTGGCCCGCACGCTGCACGCCCTGACCCGCCAGACGCTGCCACCCGACGAGGTCGTGGTGGCCGACGACGGGTCGCGCGAGCCGCCCCGCGTGCCGCGCGGGACCCGCCTGGTGCGGCAGGACGACCAGGGCTTCCGCGCCGCGGCCGCGCGCGACCTCGGGGCGGCCGCCGCCACGGGAGACGTGCTGGTCTTCCTCGACGCCGACACCACGCCCGAGCCCGGCCTCGTCGAGGCGCTGACCTGCCTGCCCCGGCTGCAGCCCGACGTCCTCGTCGTGGGTCGCCGCCGCCACGCCGACCTCACGGGCGTGCCGGTCGACGCCGACGTCGAGGAGGCCGGCCCCGCCCACGAGCTGCCCGAGCCCGGCTGGCTGCGCGACGCGTACGCCGCCTCCCGCGACCTGCTCGACGCCGACGACCTGTCCTCGCGGTTCGTCATCAGCGCGGTGCTCGCCTGCTCGCGGTGGTGGTACGACGAGGTCGGCGGCTTCGACCGCAGCTTCACGGCGTACGGTGGCGAGGACTGGGAGCTGGCCCACCGCAGCTGGCTCGCGGGTGGCCTCGTGGCCCACGCCCCCGACGCGGTCGCCTGGCACGACGGACCCGACGCCGGGGCCGTGCCACGCGGGTCCGCGGCCGTCGAGAGCGCCGAGCTGGCCGCCCGGGTGGGCGTGCCGGGACTCGCGCCGCACGGTCTGCTCGGGCTGCGCGGACGCCCGCTCCCGGTCGACCGGCTGCTGGCCCCCTCGCCCGACCTCGACCCCCGCGAGCTGCTGCTCGTGGTCGACGCCGCGCTGCACGCCGACCCGCAGCTGCACGTCGCGGTCGACGACGACCAGGCCGCGCTGCTGGCGGGCGAGCCCCGGCTGCTGCGCCTGGCGGGTCGCACCGCGCTCGAGGCCGCGCTCGCGTCCCCGGCCCGGCGGCTGGTCGAGCTCCACCGGCCGCGGCTGCTCGCCCCGCAGGAGTGGCGCGACCTGCTGCTCGGCGCGACCGGCGACCCGGCCCGGCTGCGGCTGGGCGACCTCGCCACCGCGACCTCGCTGCGGCTGGTGCGCCGCGCCCGCCGCCACGGCGCCGATCCCGACGAGGTGACCGTGGCCACCGAGCGGCTCGGCGGGACGCCGCTGCCCGACGGGCTGACGCTCGGCGCCTGGTGGGGCGGCTGGGCCGCGGGTGCTCCGCGGACGCCCCTGTCGTGA
- a CDS encoding FAD-binding protein, translating to MTDSAAGQNWAGNHTYSAGRFVRATSIEHAQQVVAESHRVRLLGTRHSFNALCDTEGTLLDLTGVTATPSLDREAGCVTVAGGTPYRVLAAYLEDAGFALANMGSLPHISVAGATSTGTHGSGAGNRILGAGVRRLRFIGPDGELRDVRRGEPDFDGSVVAMGALGAIVELDLDVEPTYLVAQDLFDHLRWSEVVEQAPEVLGSAYSVSIFGRWNDTDPAEVLVKSRVAPEAVAPGWTGGTPPMAADAPFRLLPGEDHLTLRGAPGPWSERLPHFRGDRQPSFGDEIQTEWFVPADEAVPALRAVTDLAARLGGELEALLAVTEIRAIGADDLWLSPAQGRETVALHFTWKNDPAAVLAMARHVEGALEPHAARPHWGKVFDRLDLSLYPRLDDFRALAARVDPTGTFRNAAVDRVLG from the coding sequence GTGACCGATTCCGCGGCCGGGCAGAACTGGGCCGGCAACCACACGTACTCCGCCGGCCGCTTCGTCCGCGCCACCTCGATCGAGCACGCGCAGCAGGTGGTGGCCGAGTCGCACCGGGTGCGCCTGCTCGGCACCCGCCACTCGTTCAACGCCCTGTGCGACACCGAGGGCACGCTGCTCGACCTGACCGGCGTGACCGCGACGCCGTCGCTCGACCGCGAGGCCGGGTGCGTGACGGTCGCGGGCGGCACGCCGTACCGCGTGCTCGCGGCGTACCTCGAGGACGCCGGGTTCGCCCTGGCCAACATGGGATCGCTGCCCCACATCTCGGTGGCCGGCGCGACCTCGACCGGCACCCACGGCTCGGGCGCGGGCAACCGGATCCTGGGCGCGGGCGTGCGCCGGCTGCGGTTCATCGGTCCCGACGGCGAGCTGCGCGACGTGCGCCGCGGCGAGCCGGACTTCGACGGCTCCGTCGTGGCCATGGGGGCCCTCGGGGCGATCGTCGAGCTCGACCTCGACGTGGAGCCGACGTACCTGGTGGCCCAGGACCTCTTCGACCACCTGCGCTGGAGCGAGGTCGTCGAGCAGGCGCCCGAGGTGCTGGGCTCGGCGTACAGCGTGAGCATCTTCGGCCGCTGGAACGACACCGACCCGGCCGAGGTGCTGGTCAAGTCGCGCGTCGCCCCCGAGGCCGTGGCGCCCGGCTGGACCGGCGGCACGCCGCCGATGGCCGCCGACGCGCCGTTCCGGCTGCTGCCCGGCGAGGACCACCTCACCCTGCGCGGCGCCCCCGGCCCCTGGTCGGAGCGGCTGCCGCACTTCCGCGGCGACCGGCAGCCCAGCTTCGGCGACGAGATCCAGACCGAGTGGTTCGTGCCGGCCGACGAGGCGGTCCCCGCGCTGCGCGCCGTCACCGACCTGGCGGCCCGGCTCGGCGGTGAGCTGGAGGCGCTGCTCGCCGTCACCGAGATCCGCGCGATCGGCGCCGACGACCTGTGGCTGTCCCCGGCCCAGGGCCGCGAGACGGTCGCCCTCCACTTCACCTGGAAGAACGACCCCGCGGCCGTGCTCGCCATGGCCCGCCACGTCGAGGGTGCCCTCGAGCCCCACGCCGCCCGCCCGCACTGGGGCAAGGTCTTCGACCGCCTCGACCTGTCCC
- a CDS encoding glycosyltransferase family protein: MPTSSTPTATRTATRTTARHAPRHRPDAPVHVVPGPTGHGVAVYARQLAAELGATVVDDEQQVPRDASSAHLHVTDRMWGASPEQAAQRVVALCGQRPTTLTLHDLPQPHDGRTLHPRRRQAYAAMARAATGVVVSSHHERRLLDAVLAGGPDGGPDGGPDGGPDGGPDVEVVPLPCVRPNGPAPRPRVHSPRPDGRRTLALAGWFYPGKGHLPALGAAAAAQRRGHTVDVLVLGRPAPGHEQDATALVERARRIGVRLEVTGWLEDDDLHAALRSVDVPFAGHRNVSASGSVNSWLAAGRRPLVRRGPYFEEMARLRPGTLRLTGIGSLAGAVVEALEDPASTWLAPGVGVGHDLGDAARAYREFWERVLAPDRERVA; encoded by the coding sequence GCACGTGGTGCCCGGACCCACCGGCCACGGCGTCGCCGTCTACGCGCGCCAGCTGGCCGCCGAGCTCGGGGCGACGGTCGTCGACGACGAGCAGCAGGTGCCGCGGGACGCGAGCAGCGCCCACCTCCACGTCACCGACCGGATGTGGGGCGCCTCGCCCGAGCAGGCCGCCCAGCGGGTCGTCGCGCTGTGCGGGCAGCGGCCCACCACGCTCACCCTCCACGACCTGCCGCAGCCCCACGACGGCCGCACCCTGCACCCCCGCCGGCGCCAGGCGTACGCCGCGATGGCGCGCGCCGCCACCGGGGTCGTGGTGTCCTCCCACCACGAGCGCCGCCTCCTCGACGCCGTGCTCGCCGGTGGCCCCGACGGTGGCCCCGACGGTGGGCCCGACGGCGGTCCCGACGGCGGTCCCGACGTCGAGGTGGTCCCGCTGCCCTGCGTGCGGCCGAACGGACCCGCGCCCCGACCGCGCGTGCACTCCCCCCGGCCGGACGGACGCCGCACGCTGGCGCTGGCCGGCTGGTTCTACCCCGGCAAGGGCCACCTGCCCGCGCTCGGCGCCGCCGCGGCGGCGCAGCGCCGGGGCCACACCGTCGACGTGCTGGTGCTCGGCCGGCCCGCCCCCGGCCACGAGCAGGACGCGACCGCCCTGGTCGAGCGGGCCCGGCGGATCGGCGTGCGCCTGGAGGTGACGGGGTGGCTGGAGGACGACGACCTCCACGCCGCCCTGCGCTCGGTCGACGTGCCGTTCGCCGGCCACCGCAACGTGTCGGCCTCCGGGTCGGTCAACTCCTGGCTGGCGGCCGGACGCCGGCCGCTGGTGCGGCGCGGGCCCTACTTCGAGGAGATGGCGCGGCTGCGTCCCGGCACCCTGCGCCTGACCGGGATCGGCTCCCTGGCCGGGGCGGTCGTCGAGGCGCTGGAGGACCCCGCCAGCACCTGGCTGGCCCCCGGCGTCGGCGTCGGCCACGACCTGGGCGACGCGGCACGCGCCTACCGCGAGTTCTGGGAGCGCGTGCTGGCCCCCGACCGCGAACGCGTCGCGTGA